A segment of the uncultured Desulfobulbus sp. genome:
CGCTTACCAAACGACCTGCTTCCCTCCTGATCGCTGTTGTCCTGATGGCTATTTGAGGTTTCGCTCGCGTGAATCTTTGAGAATATGAGTACATACCGTCTTCGTCCCACGGCCCGTAAGAAAAAAAAGCAACCGCTCCGATTTACCGCCACCTGTGGCTTTGGCCTGGAAGAGCTGGTTGGTGAAGAAATCGCCAGTTTTGGCGGCAAATCCATCGAGACGAGTCCTGGAGCAGTCAGTTGGAATGGCTCCCTGGAGACCGGCTATCGTGCCTGTCTCTGGTCACGTTTTGCCTCTCGCATTCTGCTTGAGCTGAGCCGTTTTGACGCCCCCGATACCGATACGCTCTACAACCACGCGGGAAAAATTCTCTGGGATGACCACTTTGACATCAAGTCAACCTTTGCCGTCCATGCGACTTTGGTCAACTCGGCGATTACCCACAGCCGTTTTGCCTCGCTGCGCATCAAGGATGCCATTGTCGATCAGTTTCGCAAACGTTTTGGCAAACGCCCCGATGTCAATCCACTGAACCCGGATATTCGGTTGAACCTGCACGTTCAGGGCACCGGCGCCTCTCTGTCCATTGATCTCTCCGGCGACAGTCTGCACCGACGCGGCTACCGCACCGGTACCGGTGAAGCGCCCCTCAAGGAAACGCTGGCAGCAGCCATTGTCCGGCTCTCAGGCTGGCTTGACCGGGTCGAAACGGAGCCCATCCTTCTGGACCCCATGTGCGGTGGTGGCACCCTGCTGATCGAAGCGGCTCTGATGTACAGCGACAGCGCCCCTGGTCTCTTGCGTAAAAGTTTTGGTTTCATGGGCTGGAATAAACACGACCCCCAACTCTGGGACCGTCTGACCCAGGAAGCCCTTGATCGCGAAGGACAGAACCTTCCGGAAACCTGGCCCCAGTTCCTGGGCTTTGATGCCGATCCCAAGGTGGTGGCCGCCGCCCGCAAAAACGTGATTGCAGCGGGCTTGAGAAACGTGGTGGTCATCAAACAGCGGCAGTTGGCCCGGTTGGAATCGCCCGGTGCCCATGGCTCCATTATTACCAACCCCCCCTATGGCGAGCGACTTTCTGAAAAAGAAGCGGTCAAGTATCTCTACCGCTGCCTGGGCCGGACCTATCAACACCATTTCTCCGGCTGGTCGCTGGGATTTTTCACCGCCAACCCGGACTTTGGCGAGATGCTCGGGGTGGAATGGCAACAGCGCTACCGGCTTTTTAACGGACCGCTGAAATGTCAGCTTTTAATTGGCAATGAGACCCGTTTTACCGATCGGACTCCGCCCAGTTGGACCTTTAAGCCCCTAGCCAGCGGAAGTCCCGGCGAAGATCTGGCCAACAGGCTCATCAAAAACTCCGAGCGACTCTTTCCCCAGGCCCAGGCCGAGGGCATCACCTGCTTTCGTCTCTACGACGGAGATATTCCCGAATATAACCTGGCGGTGGATATTTACGAGGAATGGGTCCACGTCCAGGAGTATGCTCCCCCTGCATCCATTGAGGCCACGAAAGCTAAAGAACGATTCGAACTTGGCCTTCAGGTCATTCGAGAGGTCTTTGATCTGCCTCGCAGCCGCATTTTTATTAAAACCCGGCAAAAGCAAAAAGGGAGCAAACAGTACCAGAAAAAGACCTCCACCAGCGGCACCCTCTTTGAGGTCCACGAGGGTGGCGGACGATTCTTGGTCAACTTTACCGACTATCTGGATACTGGTCTCTTCCTTGACCACCGTATTACCCGGGATCGCATCAGAACCCTGACCCAGGGCAAGACCTTTCTCAACCTCTTTGCCTATACCGGCTCTGCCACGGTCTACGCTGCCATGGGCGGTGCGACCTCGACCACCACAGTGGATCTCTCCGAGACCTATCTCACCCGGGCCCAAGCCAACCTGGCATTAAACGGCTTTGGTGGCCCCCTGCATCAGGTGGTGGAGTCCGATTGCCTGGACTGGCTAAAAAAATCTAACGATCGTTTTGGAGTGATCTTTCTTGACCCACCCACCTTTTCCAACTCTCGGCATCGCAAGCAGACCTTTGATATTCAAAAGGATCATAAAGAGCTGATTGAGGAGACCATGCGTCACCTGGCCAAGGCGGGGGTGCTTATCTTCTCCAATAACTTTCGTCAATTTAAACTGGCGCCGGAACTTGAAGAACAATTTGAGATTCGTGAAATCAGCGAAGAAACTATCCCCTTTGATTTTGAACGTAACCAGCGGATCCATCGTTGCTGGGAAATTCGCCATCCGTTTAATCCAGCAGAGAACGCCAGCGAGGTTTTCTGATGGAGCCGTATAATCCGGCAGAGGAAATCGTGGCCATTGTCGACAGGGACAATACAGTCATAGGCGCGGTCACCCGCCGGATTATGCGCCAACAAAAGCTCATTCACCGGGCCTCTTATATACTTGTCTTCAACACCGAGGGAGAGCTTTTTATCCAAAAACGGAGCCTGAGTAAAGATATCTTCCCAGGATACTGGGATCTGGCTGCCGGTGGAGTGGTCCTTGCCGATGAAAGTTACGAAGAATCGGCCAAACGGGAATTGAAGGAAGAACTGGGCATCAGCGGTGTGAAATTACGCCCACTTTTTGACCAATTTTACGAAGATGCCGACAACGCTGTCTGGGGACGCATCTTTGCCTGTACCAGTAACGGGCCCTTTGTTCTTCAGGAAGAAGAGATTGACTACGGCCGTTTTATCGGCCTTGGCGAGATTGAAGAGCTCAACGCGGTGGAGCCGGTGACCCCGGACGGCATGATGCTGCTTGAGCGACTTCCACGTTGAGAAGTTGTTCAGTGTTGCGTGGAGATAGCGCTGCTGCCCCGCGCACCTCGCCGAAACACTCGGCTTAAGCCCCGCACCGAAGGCTCAGAATTTCACCAACAACACTCTGAGCCAACATCCTTAGTTCTTGGTCTAAAAGACAATCTGCCCTATACTGCTTGCAAGATTAACTTTGCGGTGTTGAGGCTCCATGGATGTATACATAGCCAGGCAACCTATATTTGATGCCCACAAAAAAATCTTTGCCTACGAGTTGCTCTTTCGGCAGTCCCAGGGATTGCATCTAGGAGAGCTCAGCGGAGACCGGGCCACCACCAGTCTGCTTTCCACCGCATTTCTCACCGAAGGCATTGAAAAGATAGCCGGCAACCGCCCCTGCTTTATCAATTTCACCCAAAATCTCCTGCTCCAGGAGATTGCCCCCACCTTCCCCAAAAATAAAATCATTATCGAGATTCTTGAAGATGTGAAAGCGACCCCCGAGGTGGTGGCCGCCTGCAGGCGTCTCTCGGAGTTGGGCTATATTCTGGCCCTGGATGATTTTGTCTATGAAAAGAACCTGCTGCCGCTCATTGAGCTGACCAACATCATCAAGATTGACTACCGGCTCTCAACCACCAGTGAAATAGAACGCATGCTCTATCGGCTCAGCCGGTTTAACATTCGTTTTTTGGCAGAAAAAATTGAGACCTACGAAGAGTTCGACCATGCCCGCAAATTGGGATTTCATTACTTTCAAGGCTACTTCTTTGCCAAACCTGAGTCCCTCAAGATCACGGAAATCGCCTCCAACAAGATCAGCCTGATCAATTTGCTGACCGAGATCAACAAGGCCGAGACCACAGTGGAGCAGCTGGAAAACATCATTGCAACCGATGTCTCGATCTCCTACAAGCTGCTGCGCTATATCAACTCCTCGTTTTATCACCTGCTCAAAGAGGTGGACTCAATCCGCCAGGCGATTATCTACCTGGGCGATCAGGAGATTCGCCGCTTTGTTACCCTGGTTATTGTTTCCGAGCTGGCGGCCGACAAACCGCCGGAACTGATCCGCCTCTCGATTATTCGTGCCCGCTGGTGCCAACTGGTGGCCGAGAGCTGCAAACAGGTAACCGACAGTGGCGAGTTTTTTTTACTGGGCCTCTTTTCCCTGATCGATGCCATTCTCGATAAGCCCATGCAACAGGTGCTGGAGATGCTCCCCCTCTCCGATGCCATACGGGAGGCCCTCATCGACACAGGGGGGCCTTACGCCCCTTTTCTTCTTGTCCTGCTCACTTATGAAAAAGGGCAAACCAAAGAGTGCCTCCGCAATCTACGCAAGATTAAGGCAGACCCGAGCAAGGTCTATGACCACTACCTGGAGGCAGTGCAGTTCTGCTCTATTCTTTCCTAACAGCACCTTCAGCTTGTCACAGCCCTTAGGCTTTATAGCTCTGTCTTCCCCTCCCAGAGGGTGAAGAGTTGGTCGATGCCTTTGGTGGCCAGCTCTGCCATGGAGGTGAACATCTCCGGTTGAAAGGGCGCCCCTTCGGCGGTGGACTGAAGTTCGATCCAGCGACCATCACCGCTCATCACAAAGTTGGCATCCACATCCGCGTTGGAATCTTCACTGTAATCAAGATCCAACACGACCTCGCCCTCAACCACGCCCACGCTGACTGCCGCCACCGGTAAAATAGAAGGCAGCTCTGTCAGCATCCCCAGCTCAACCATCTTCTCCAGGGCCAGGCGCAATGCCAAGGCTCCCCCGGTAATCGAGGCACAACGGGTTCCCCCGTCTGCATTGATGACATCACAGTCCACCCGCAGGGTATGTTCCCCCAGCTCAGTGAGATCAACCATCATCCGCAGCGAGCGGCCGATCAAACGCTGAATCTCCAGGCTACGGCCCGATTGACCACTGCGAGCCTCACGGCGGCCACGGCTATGGGTGGCACAGGGCAACATGCCGTATTCGGCTGTAATCCAGCCCTGCCCCTTATCCTTGAGAAAAGGCGGAACTTTTTCCTCCACGGTGACGCCACAGAGAACATGGGTATTGCCCATCTTGATAAGGACCGAGCCATCTGCATGGGGTTGGAGGTTATACTCCACCTGCACCGGACGCAGTGCATCGACAGGACGTTTTCTTGTCAGCATGGTGTTCTCCTTGGAACAAGAGCAAATGAATCTCTTTGCTGGAACCAGCAGAGAGAAAAAGATATCGTAACAGGAAGACCTGCATACGTTAGGCAGGTTAAAGAAAAACCAGGGTAATCCCAGGATTGGACCGGTTCAGGTCGCGGTGTTGGGCAAGAAAGGGATACTGGCGTAACAGTTGACGGCCTCTGCCCGAGCGGCCCTCAAACTGTTCACCGGCAATGACGTGACGAATCTCTCCCCGGTGTTTGAGATAGTTGAGCTGTTCTTTGAGCGCCTCTTTGATGGCGCCCCCCTGCCCACTTGAACCATAGCCATGGATCAGGGTCAGGACCTTACAGCCCAGGCTGCGGCTGGTGAAGAGTTCACTTTCAAATCGTTTGAGGGCATGCTCGACCAGGGGCTTGCCCCGTTCGAGATTTACCTGCCGATGGAGGACTCCGCGCTCCTTGGGGCTGCCGCCATCACAGGAGGAACCACAAAAGGGACAGGAGCTGTGCCCTGGCTCAACCTCGTTGCCACAGACGGGACAGATCATGATAGGTACTTCTCTTGCTCTAACATAATTCAGGCGGTTACTTGCGCCGCACCTCGATCACCTCGGACATCTGCAGCAGATGCTGCTGGAGCCGCTGGAGGTGCTCCAGGTTCATCACTTCGATCAACACATCGATCTCGGCAATATTCTCCACCGTGGTCCGCGCGTTGAGCTCAACAATATCGGCATCATCGGCGCTGATCGTTCCACTTATGTCCGCAAGCAGGTTTTTGCGATTCTCGGAACGGACAAGAATCCCTGCCCGGTAGGTACTGTTGGGAGTTCCGGACCAGGAAACATCAAGCCACCTGGCCGGATCAGTGGCCTTGAGGTTAAGGCAATCCGCCTTGTGGACGGAGACACCGGAACCGGTGGTGATGAACCCGATGATGGCATCACCGGGCACGGGCCGACAGCACTGGCTGATCTTGATCAGCATGCCATCCACACCATCGATATCAATGGAGGTCCGCCTCTGGGGCTCGTTTTTGGCAGCCTCGGTGGCCCGTCTGGCCCGCTCGACCATCTCGGCGATACGTCTTTTTTCCTCGGCCTCGCGAAATTCCTCGGGCTGAAGAGTTCGCAGCAGGTGGGGCACGGTGATGGACCCACTGCCCACCCGAACCAGCATCTCATCCAGGCTGTTGCAGTTGAGTTTTTTCAACAACAGGCGCAGGTGACCACTCTTGAGCAGACCTTTGAGGTTCACATCGTATTTCTTGAGCTCACGCTCGCAGATCTCCCGACCGAGCTTGAGCGAGCGCTCTTTTTCTTCCCGACGCAGATACTGACGAATGCGGGTGCGCGCTCGACTGGTTTTGACCAGCTGCAGCCATGCTCGGCGGGGATGCTGGTTCTTCTGGGTGAGAATCTCGACAATATCCCCACTCTGCAGGCTGTGCTTGAGCTGGACAATCTGCCCGTTGACCTTGGCCCCGACACAGGTATCGCCCACCTCCGAGTGAATGGAGTAGGCAAAATCGATGGGGGTGGAACCATGGGGCAGCTCGCGGACCTCACCTGAAGGGGTCAGGGCAAAGACATCGGGCTCAAAGAGCTCACCACGGACCGACTCCATGAACTCGCTGGGGTCTTCTACCTCTTGCAGCGACTGCACCAGCCGCTTGAGTTCCTTGAAGAGCTTGGCATCACCGCTGGTGATCTTCTGCCCCTCTTTGTAGGCCCAGTGGGCGGCCACACCTTCCTGGGCAACCCGATCCATCTCCTCGGTGCGAATCTGAATCTCGATGAACTGGCCATCGGGTCCGGAGACGGTGGTATGCAGGGACTGGTAGTTGTTGGATTTGGGTGCGCTGATCCAGTCCTTGATGCGACCCGGCACAGGAGTCCAGTCGGCATGGACCGTGCCCAAGGCCTGATAGCATTCCTTGACCGTGCGCACGATGATACGAAAGGCGACCTTATCGTAGACCCGCTCCAGAGGGATACGCTGGGCGACCAGTTTTTTATAGATGGAGTAAAGGTGTTTGGGACGGCCGATGATGCGCACCGGCACGATCTTGGCTGCGTTGAGTTTCTGATGGAGGATATTGATCACATCATCCACATAGACCTGTCGCTCCGCCAGGGTCGATTCCAGATGGGCGGCAAGGTCCGCGTACTCCACCGGTAACAAATAGCGAAAGGCCAGGTCTTCCAGCTCCCGCTTGAGCC
Coding sequences within it:
- a CDS encoding HDOD domain-containing protein, whose product is MDVYIARQPIFDAHKKIFAYELLFRQSQGLHLGELSGDRATTSLLSTAFLTEGIEKIAGNRPCFINFTQNLLLQEIAPTFPKNKIIIEILEDVKATPEVVAACRRLSELGYILALDDFVYEKNLLPLIELTNIIKIDYRLSTTSEIERMLYRLSRFNIRFLAEKIETYEEFDHARKLGFHYFQGYFFAKPESLKITEIASNKISLINLLTEINKAETTVEQLENIIATDVSISYKLLRYINSSFYHLLKEVDSIRQAIIYLGDQEIRRFVTLVIVSELAADKPPELIRLSIIRARWCQLVAESCKQVTDSGEFFLLGLFSLIDAILDKPMQQVLEMLPLSDAIREALIDTGGPYAPFLLVLLTYEKGQTKECLRNLRKIKADPSKVYDHYLEAVQFCSILS
- a CDS encoding NUDIX domain-containing protein, with the translated sequence MEPYNPAEEIVAIVDRDNTVIGAVTRRIMRQQKLIHRASYILVFNTEGELFIQKRSLSKDIFPGYWDLAAGGVVLADESYEESAKRELKEELGISGVKLRPLFDQFYEDADNAVWGRIFACTSNGPFVLQEEEIDYGRFIGLGEIEELNAVEPVTPDGMMLLERLPR
- a CDS encoding bifunctional (p)ppGpp synthetase/guanosine-3',5'-bis(diphosphate) 3'-pyrophosphohydrolase, which translates into the protein MSDIKPLRSLASGYLSDVDLSPLNTAWEFIQERHAGQFYATGEPYIDHLLAVGSTLASMRLDLDTIVAGLLHGTIKEHVAELDELKKMFGQDVANLVDGATRITNVRYNSHLAHEAENIRKLLLAMGADIRVLLVKLADRLQDMLSLDAVDEQQRRTKARETMDLYAPLASRIGIEWLKRELEDLAFRYLLPVEYADLAAHLESTLAERQVYVDDVINILHQKLNAAKIVPVRIIGRPKHLYSIYKKLVAQRIPLERVYDKVAFRIIVRTVKECYQALGTVHADWTPVPGRIKDWISAPKSNNYQSLHTTVSGPDGQFIEIQIRTEEMDRVAQEGVAAHWAYKEGQKITSGDAKLFKELKRLVQSLQEVEDPSEFMESVRGELFEPDVFALTPSGEVRELPHGSTPIDFAYSIHSEVGDTCVGAKVNGQIVQLKHSLQSGDIVEILTQKNQHPRRAWLQLVKTSRARTRIRQYLRREEKERSLKLGREICERELKKYDVNLKGLLKSGHLRLLLKKLNCNSLDEMLVRVGSGSITVPHLLRTLQPEEFREAEEKRRIAEMVERARRATEAAKNEPQRRTSIDIDGVDGMLIKISQCCRPVPGDAIIGFITTGSGVSVHKADCLNLKATDPARWLDVSWSGTPNSTYRAGILVRSENRKNLLADISGTISADDADIVELNARTTVENIAEIDVLIEVMNLEHLQRLQQHLLQMSEVIEVRRK
- the rph gene encoding ribonuclease PH, coding for MLTRKRPVDALRPVQVEYNLQPHADGSVLIKMGNTHVLCGVTVEEKVPPFLKDKGQGWITAEYGMLPCATHSRGRREARSGQSGRSLEIQRLIGRSLRMMVDLTELGEHTLRVDCDVINADGGTRCASITGGALALRLALEKMVELGMLTELPSILPVAAVSVGVVEGEVVLDLDYSEDSNADVDANFVMSGDGRWIELQSTAEGAPFQPEMFTSMAELATKGIDQLFTLWEGKTEL
- the rlmKL gene encoding bifunctional 23S rRNA (guanine(2069)-N(7))-methyltransferase RlmK/23S rRNA (guanine(2445)-N(2))-methyltransferase RlmL, with product MSTYRLRPTARKKKKQPLRFTATCGFGLEELVGEEIASFGGKSIETSPGAVSWNGSLETGYRACLWSRFASRILLELSRFDAPDTDTLYNHAGKILWDDHFDIKSTFAVHATLVNSAITHSRFASLRIKDAIVDQFRKRFGKRPDVNPLNPDIRLNLHVQGTGASLSIDLSGDSLHRRGYRTGTGEAPLKETLAAAIVRLSGWLDRVETEPILLDPMCGGGTLLIEAALMYSDSAPGLLRKSFGFMGWNKHDPQLWDRLTQEALDREGQNLPETWPQFLGFDADPKVVAAARKNVIAAGLRNVVVIKQRQLARLESPGAHGSIITNPPYGERLSEKEAVKYLYRCLGRTYQHHFSGWSLGFFTANPDFGEMLGVEWQQRYRLFNGPLKCQLLIGNETRFTDRTPPSWTFKPLASGSPGEDLANRLIKNSERLFPQAQAEGITCFRLYDGDIPEYNLAVDIYEEWVHVQEYAPPASIEATKAKERFELGLQVIREVFDLPRSRIFIKTRQKQKGSKQYQKKTSTSGTLFEVHEGGGRFLVNFTDYLDTGLFLDHRITRDRIRTLTQGKTFLNLFAYTGSATVYAAMGGATSTTTVDLSETYLTRAQANLALNGFGGPLHQVVESDCLDWLKKSNDRFGVIFLDPPTFSNSRHRKQTFDIQKDHKELIEETMRHLAKAGVLIFSNNFRQFKLAPELEEQFEIREISEETIPFDFERNQRIHRCWEIRHPFNPAENASEVF